In Lytechinus variegatus isolate NC3 chromosome 18, Lvar_3.0, whole genome shotgun sequence, a single genomic region encodes these proteins:
- the LOC121431557 gene encoding blastula protease 10-like, whose protein sequence is MDEIPTPGTFQADMMFVPEQWAELFNIQFTKSNRDVTYDVGLSARIKKRTAFVSYHEHYWPLGIIPVRFSLDNSEDINAAISAMGHYSENTCLQFVYYTKEVGEALGHNTYLDFVSGLQGCWSFVGRVVPTNQTLSVGEGCGQVGTLVHEIGHAIGLHHEQSRPDRDFFVEIEFEHIRAEDMVNFYRYPTGVIETANIPYDEASIMHYGTFAFSKDGLPTIKTKNPFKQGLIGQRAGLSDSDIKMINLMYNC, encoded by the exons ATGGATGAGATACCTACTCCCGGTACCTTCCAAGCTGATATGATGTTTGTTCCTGAACAGTGGGCAGAGCTTTTCAACATTCAGTTTACGAAGTCTAATCGTGACGTCACTTATGACGTAGGTCTGTCGGCGAGAATAAAGAAAAGGACGGCATTCGTATCATATCATGAGCATTACTGGCCGCTTGGTATCATCCCGGTTCGTTTTAGCCTTGATAACA GTGAGGATATAAATGCAGCCATCTCTGCCATGGGACACTATAGTGAAAATACTTGTCTTCAATTCGTGTATTACACTAAGGAGGTGGGAGAGGCTTTAGGACACAATACGTATCTGGATTTTGTCAGTGGGCTACAGGGATGCTGGTCTTTTGTTGGACGCGTGGTCCCCACGAACCAAACTCTCTCTGTTGGCGAAGGATGCGGACAG GTCGGAACGTTGGTGCACGAGATCGGACACGCAATCGGGTTACATCACGAACAATCTCGCCCTGACCGAGATTTCTTCGTCGAGATTGAGTTTGAACACATTCGTGCTGAAGACATGGTTAACTTTTATAGATATCCGACCGGTGTAATAGAAACTGCCAATATCCCGTACGATGAAGCGTCCATCATGCACTATGGGACATTC GCTTTCTCCAAGGACGGTCTGCCGACGATTAAAACTAAAAACCCATTTAAGCAGGGACTTATTGGCCAACGTGCAGGACTGTCCGATTCTGACATCAAAATGATCAACCTCATGTACAACTGCTAG